In a genomic window of Pseudomonas putida:
- a CDS encoding putative bifunctional diguanylate cyclase/phosphodiesterase encodes MSTPVEPLRLLLLAEEPAWAALLRECLAPMGSSAVLISAPSWESVSSLFDDNRSAVLLTIPALQPAPGRCCLPTVLLLEHEPLTPPDGVSDWLVRDHLDPGMLRRCLRHVRERGVLETTLQRLAEQDPLTGIANRQGFQTLLTARLAENDGRGLALGHLDLDNFRYANDALGHQAGDRLILQVVARLKSQLEAGDQLARLGSDEFALLIDTRRAPQRAEWMAERITEALAEPYWIDGESLLIGSSLGIAHARAQAGADPLMWHAHIAMQQAKSTQGCTFHIFNERINRNARSIADLETELRRALRRDELELHYQPRLNLEDGQIVGLEALVRWRHAERGLLPPSEFVPLAEQSGLIVPLGYWVISRALRDMQALLELGLPPLHMAINLSFRQFQDSQLLSTLSRLIAERGVEAQWLEFELTETAVMRRSDLVKQTMDALGRLGVRFSLDDFGTGFSSFVHLNSLPITLLKIDKSFVGGMEQREENRKLVHAMINLAHNLNLEVVAEGVETPGQMELLRGFECDQVQGYLISKPLALAELVEYLMFGSNQQPALEVVV; translated from the coding sequence TTGTCTACGCCTGTCGAACCCTTGCGTTTGCTGCTATTGGCCGAAGAGCCAGCGTGGGCAGCGTTGTTGCGCGAGTGTCTGGCTCCGATGGGGAGCTCGGCCGTGCTCATCAGCGCGCCGAGTTGGGAGTCGGTCAGCAGTCTGTTCGATGACAACCGCAGCGCGGTGTTGTTGACGATCCCGGCCCTTCAGCCGGCGCCGGGCCGTTGCTGTCTGCCCACGGTGCTGCTACTCGAACATGAGCCCCTGACCCCGCCCGACGGTGTAAGCGACTGGCTGGTACGCGACCATCTCGACCCTGGCATGTTGCGTCGCTGCCTGCGCCACGTGCGTGAGCGCGGCGTGCTGGAAACAACTCTGCAACGCCTGGCCGAACAGGACCCGCTGACCGGCATCGCCAATCGCCAGGGCTTCCAGACCTTGCTGACCGCGCGCCTGGCGGAGAACGACGGCCGCGGCCTGGCGCTGGGTCACCTCGATCTCGACAACTTCCGTTACGCCAACGACGCCCTCGGCCATCAGGCCGGTGATCGGCTGATCCTGCAAGTGGTCGCGCGGCTCAAGAGCCAGCTCGAAGCCGGCGACCAGCTGGCGCGCCTGGGCAGCGACGAATTCGCCTTGCTCATCGACACTCGCCGCGCGCCCCAACGTGCCGAGTGGATGGCCGAACGCATCACCGAAGCGCTGGCCGAGCCCTATTGGATCGATGGCGAAAGCCTGTTGATCGGCTCCAGCCTGGGTATCGCCCACGCCCGCGCCCAGGCCGGTGCCGACCCGCTGATGTGGCACGCCCACATCGCCATGCAGCAGGCCAAGAGCACCCAGGGCTGCACCTTTCACATCTTCAACGAACGCATCAACCGTAACGCCCGCAGCATCGCCGACCTCGAAACCGAGCTGCGCCGGGCGTTGCGCCGCGATGAGCTGGAACTGCATTACCAGCCACGGCTGAACCTGGAGGACGGCCAGATCGTCGGCCTCGAAGCCCTGGTGCGCTGGCGCCATGCCGAGCGAGGCCTGCTGCCACCGAGCGAGTTCGTGCCGCTGGCCGAGCAGAGCGGTTTGATCGTGCCGCTGGGTTACTGGGTGATTTCCCGGGCCCTGCGCGACATGCAGGCACTGCTGGAACTGGGCTTGCCGCCGTTGCACATGGCGATCAACCTGTCGTTCCGCCAGTTCCAGGACAGCCAGTTGCTGTCGACCCTGAGCCGGCTGATTGCCGAGCGCGGCGTCGAGGCGCAATGGCTGGAATTCGAACTGACGGAAACCGCGGTCATGCGCCGCAGCGATCTGGTCAAGCAGACCATGGACGCCCTCGGGCGCCTGGGTGTGCGCTTCTCCCTCGACGATTTCGGCACCGGGTTCTCATCGTTCGTCCACCTCAACAGCCTGCCGATCACCTTGCTGAAGATCGACAAGAGCTTTGTCGGCGGCATGGAACAGCGCGAGGAGAACCGCAAGCTGGTCCACGCCATGATCAACCTGGCGCACAACCTCAACCTGGAAGTGGTGGCCGAGGGCGTGGAAACGCCTGGGCAAATGGAGTTGTTGCGCGGGTTCGAGTGCGATCAGGTGCAGGGGTATTTGATCAGCAAGCCGCTGGCGCTGGCTGAATTGGTGGAGTACCTGATGTTTGGCAGCAATCAACAGCCGGCTTTGGAGGTCGTGGTCTAA